One genomic window of Devosia salina includes the following:
- a CDS encoding DUF805 domain-containing protein, protein MDNIVSLLTTTEGRIGRQQWWIGIVVLIVISIVASIILGIISLGNATVMAWLAVLLNIALIWPSYCIGIKRRHDRDNDGTDLKILIAGSLILNLLQATGIGVTMTDMGGVMVPVPAIWLGVINFIFAVFAIYMLVQLGFLKGTTGSNSYGADPLDAAA, encoded by the coding sequence ATGGACAATATCGTTTCACTGCTGACCACCACCGAAGGGCGCATCGGCCGCCAGCAATGGTGGATCGGCATCGTGGTGCTGATCGTCATCTCGATCGTCGCCAGCATCATCCTGGGCATCATCAGCCTGGGCAATGCCACGGTCATGGCCTGGCTGGCCGTGTTGCTCAATATCGCGCTGATCTGGCCCAGCTATTGCATCGGCATCAAGCGTCGCCACGACCGCGACAATGACGGTACCGATCTCAAGATCCTCATCGCCGGTTCTCTCATTCTCAACCTGCTCCAGGCCACCGGGATCGGCGTCACCATGACCGACATGGGTGGTGTCATGGTGCCCGTCCCGGCCATATGGCTCGGCGTCATCAACTTCATCTTTGCCGTGTTCGCCATCTACATGCTGGTCCAGCTCGGCTTCCTCAAGGGCACCACCGGTTCCAACAGCTATGGCGCCGATCCGCTGGACGCTGCCGCCTGA
- the dapE gene encoding succinyl-diaminopimelate desuccinylase, with protein sequence MTIDPADLLARLIACPSVTPEEAGALDLLQAELEAIGFAVTRLRFEGDGSYPVDNLFATRGQGGRRLLFAGHTDVVPPGDTAHWTSDPFEPRIADGKMFGRGAADMKSGIAAFVAACAAIPPEAGTICLAITNDEEADAINGTEKLVAWMNENGHAFDFAIVGEPSSTETLGDSIKIGRRGSFSGKVTVTGTQGHVAYPHKANNPLPVLAAVATALSSERLDAGTEHFPASNLELTTIDVGNPVSNVIPMSGTLRFNIRYNDIWTPETLADWVRARIDSVDARGTRIDFALAGAPSRAFLSPLGSDVETLSAVIAERNGRPPEYSTGGGTSDARFIAEYGPVVECGLVGPSMHKADEHIALSDLTGLAEIYTAFMRRFFGSAS encoded by the coding sequence GTGACCATCGACCCTGCTGACCTGCTCGCCCGCCTCATCGCCTGCCCCTCGGTCACCCCCGAAGAGGCTGGCGCGCTCGACCTGTTGCAGGCCGAGCTTGAAGCCATCGGCTTTGCGGTCACGCGCCTGCGGTTCGAGGGCGACGGCTCCTATCCGGTCGACAATCTCTTCGCCACGAGAGGGCAGGGCGGCCGCCGCCTGCTCTTTGCCGGCCACACCGATGTCGTGCCGCCCGGCGACACGGCGCACTGGACGTCCGATCCGTTTGAGCCGCGCATCGCCGATGGCAAGATGTTCGGGCGCGGCGCCGCCGATATGAAATCCGGCATCGCCGCCTTCGTGGCCGCCTGCGCCGCCATCCCGCCGGAGGCCGGCACCATCTGTCTCGCCATCACCAATGACGAGGAAGCCGACGCCATCAACGGCACCGAAAAGTTGGTCGCCTGGATGAACGAGAACGGCCATGCTTTCGACTTCGCCATTGTCGGCGAGCCCAGTTCCACCGAGACCTTGGGCGACAGCATCAAGATCGGTCGCCGCGGTTCCTTCTCGGGCAAGGTCACCGTCACCGGCACGCAAGGTCACGTTGCCTATCCGCACAAGGCCAATAATCCCTTGCCGGTGCTCGCCGCCGTCGCCACGGCGCTGTCGTCCGAACGTCTCGACGCCGGCACCGAGCACTTCCCGGCCAGTAATCTCGAACTGACAACCATCGACGTCGGCAATCCCGTCTCCAACGTCATTCCGATGAGCGGCACGCTGCGCTTCAACATTCGCTACAACGACATTTGGACGCCCGAGACGCTCGCCGATTGGGTCCGTGCCCGCATCGATTCTGTCGATGCCCGTGGCACAAGGATCGATTTCGCGCTGGCGGGTGCCCCCTCCCGCGCCTTCCTCTCGCCCCTCGGCAGTGACGTCGAAACGCTCTCCGCTGTCATTGCCGAGCGCAATGGACGGCCACCGGAATATTCCACCGGCGGCGGCACCTCCGATGCCCGCTTCATTGCCGAATATGGCCCCGTGGTCGAATGCGGACTGGTCGGCCCCTCCATGCACAAGGCCGATGAGCATATCGCGCTTTCCGATCTCACTGGCCTTGCCGAAATCTATACTGCCTTCATGCGCCGCTTCTTCGGGAGCGCGTCATGA
- the truA gene encoding tRNA pseudouridine(38-40) synthase TruA: protein MARFKLTIEYDGTPFCGWQRQADRMSVQQALEEAIARFSGETVTTQAAGRTDAGVHALGQVAHFDLAKDWDPFRVREALNYHLKAYPVVVVEAEAVPETFEARFSATARHYEYRILNRRAPAAIERNQVWHVPVSLDAQRMHEAAQLILGKHDFSTFRSSECQANSPIRTLDVFEVAGDDEVIAITASARSFLHHQVRSMVGSLKLVGEGKWSPADFRAALDAADRKRCGAMAPAAGLFLTGVDYP, encoded by the coding sequence ATGGCCCGCTTCAAGCTCACCATCGAATATGACGGAACCCCGTTCTGCGGCTGGCAGCGGCAGGCGGACCGGATGAGCGTGCAGCAGGCGCTGGAAGAGGCGATCGCCCGGTTTTCAGGCGAGACGGTGACCACGCAGGCGGCGGGCCGCACCGATGCGGGCGTGCATGCCCTGGGACAGGTGGCGCATTTCGATCTTGCCAAGGACTGGGACCCGTTCCGGGTGCGCGAGGCGCTCAATTATCACCTCAAGGCCTATCCGGTGGTGGTGGTCGAGGCCGAAGCAGTGCCGGAGACATTCGAGGCGCGGTTTTCGGCGACGGCGCGGCATTATGAATATCGCATCCTCAATCGCCGGGCGCCGGCCGCCATCGAGCGCAACCAGGTGTGGCATGTGCCGGTGTCGCTGGACGCCCAAAGAATGCATGAGGCGGCCCAGCTCATCCTGGGCAAGCATGATTTCTCCACCTTCCGCTCCTCGGAATGCCAGGCCAATTCGCCCATCCGCACGCTTGACGTATTCGAGGTGGCCGGGGATGACGAAGTGATCGCCATTACCGCATCGGCCCGCAGCTTCCTGCATCACCAGGTGCGCTCGATGGTGGGATCGCTGAAACTGGTTGGCGAGGGAAAATGGAGCCCCGCCGATTTCCGGGCGGCGCTGGATGCAGCCGACCGCAAGCGCTGCGGCGCCATGGCGCCGGCCGCCGGGCTTTTCCTGACCGGGGTGGACTACCCCTAG
- the fmt gene encoding methionyl-tRNA formyltransferase, with translation MRVIFMGTPDFSVPTLTEIVSAGHEVVAVYTRAPKPAGRGQAERKSPVHETAEAFGIPVFTPRSLKGEAEQAQFASLGADVAVVVAYGLILPKPILEAPEHGCLNLHGSLLPRWRGAAPIQRAIMAGDRQTGIVVMQMDEGLDTGAMGPTEIIPIGPDMTAGELHDQMMRLGADLMGRALAALERGSLDFTPQPASGETYAAKIDKAEARIDFSKSAEEVHNLIRGLSPFPGAWFELELGGKPVRIKALRSTVADASGAPGTLIGDDLTIACGSGAVRLTQVQREGKGAMDAATFLRGAGALPDAVS, from the coding sequence ATGCGCGTCATCTTCATGGGCACGCCCGATTTTTCCGTTCCGACACTGACCGAAATCGTCTCGGCCGGGCATGAAGTGGTGGCCGTCTATACGCGGGCGCCCAAGCCCGCCGGCCGCGGCCAGGCCGAGCGCAAGAGCCCGGTGCACGAGACCGCCGAGGCCTTCGGCATACCCGTCTTCACCCCCCGCTCGCTCAAGGGCGAAGCCGAGCAGGCGCAATTTGCATCGCTCGGCGCAGACGTTGCCGTTGTGGTCGCCTATGGCCTGATACTGCCCAAACCCATCCTCGAAGCGCCCGAACATGGCTGCTTGAACCTGCACGGTTCGCTCCTGCCGCGCTGGCGCGGCGCGGCGCCGATCCAGCGCGCCATCATGGCGGGGGACAGGCAGACCGGCATCGTGGTGATGCAGATGGACGAGGGTCTCGACACCGGTGCCATGGGCCCGACCGAAATCATCCCGATCGGGCCGGACATGACAGCCGGCGAGTTGCACGACCAGATGATGCGGCTGGGCGCCGACCTGATGGGGCGTGCGCTGGCGGCACTGGAGCGCGGCAGCCTCGATTTTACGCCGCAGCCGGCAAGCGGGGAGACCTACGCCGCCAAGATCGACAAGGCCGAGGCGCGGATCGATTTTTCCAAATCTGCAGAAGAGGTGCACAACCTCATCCGCGGTCTCTCGCCCTTCCCGGGAGCCTGGTTCGAGCTGGAACTGGGCGGCAAGCCGGTGCGCATCAAGGCGCTGCGATCGACTGTGGCTGATGCCTCCGGTGCGCCTGGCACGCTGATCGGCGATGACCTGACCATTGCCTGCGGCTCGGGTGCGGTACGCCTGACCCAGGTGCAGCGCGAGGGCAAGGGCGCCATGGATGCGGCGACTTTCCTACGTGGGGCCGGTGCGCTGCCCGACGCTGTCAGCTGA
- the def gene encoding peptide deformylase, translated as MAIRPILIIPDARLRAVADPIIEVDDEIKALAKDMLDTMYDAPGIGLAAPQIGVMKRIVVMDLAGEGEPPAPLVMINPEITHFGEQMQVTEEGCLSIPELYYEVERPNDVTVKYTDLEGKEVVKEAEGKLAVCIQHELDHLDGVLYIDYLSRLKRDRVIKKFDKAAKRAAG; from the coding sequence ATGGCCATTCGCCCCATTCTGATCATTCCCGATGCGCGCCTGCGCGCCGTTGCCGACCCGATCATCGAGGTCGATGACGAGATCAAGGCGCTGGCCAAGGACATGCTGGACACCATGTATGACGCGCCGGGTATAGGCCTGGCTGCGCCGCAGATCGGTGTGATGAAGCGCATCGTGGTGATGGACCTGGCGGGCGAGGGCGAGCCCCCTGCCCCGCTCGTGATGATCAACCCTGAAATCACCCATTTCGGCGAGCAGATGCAGGTGACCGAGGAAGGATGCCTGTCCATCCCCGAACTCTATTACGAGGTCGAGCGGCCCAATGACGTGACGGTGAAATATACCGATCTCGAGGGCAAGGAAGTGGTCAAGGAAGCCGAGGGCAAGCTGGCCGTCTGCATCCAGCACGAACTCGATCACCTCGATGGCGTGCTCTATATCGACTATCTCAGCCGCTTGAAGCGCGATCGCGTGATCAAGAAGTTCGACAAGGCCGCCAAGCGCGCGGCCGGCTGA